Below is a genomic region from Culicoides brevitarsis isolate CSIRO-B50_1 chromosome 2, AGI_CSIRO_Cbre_v1, whole genome shotgun sequence.
atactcTACGAATATAAATTCTCTTCTTGTACGCTTGGCTCGCTTCGATCATTAGCATTTTCGACTTGCGAAAAATATGCTAATGCTCATTCCACTCCATTATTCGATTAAAATAATCTCTAACagctaaacaaaaatattaataattgtaCATTGCAATTTTAGGTTAAACTAAAGCTTgatgcaaattatttatttttttgtaatttttgttttgtttattattaaaagtgatGGTAACTTATTTATTACACAGCAGCAGTTTACATGTTTtacattgtttttttaaaaatatatatatagatGATGTTAGAGGATAGTTGTGAGATGGTGTTGTGAGAGAATATAAAGAATAACATGAACAACAGACAAAAGAGTTATCACATTGATTGTATGTAAGAATTATGGCGCTTTTCTTCACGTTGTTCGTTTTTGGCATTTTCCTGACTATTCTTTGCAGTTCACTTCTACTCCGACCAAGTGcgcacaaaatattaaaaaaaaaatgttggtgtGAAAAATGGTTCAGTCTATATATATGAGGAGAGAATATATATAATAGGTGCTGAGTATGGTGGGTTGAAGTTGTTTGAAAAAGAggtgaatataaaataataatataaaatttcttgtaataaGTCATAAATCAAATACACAAAATTGTGTAGTCTATAAGATCATTTTATgatttcgttgttgttgttgttgttgtttaaggCAGTGTATATCTTGTTAGTTACTTCAACTTAATGAAGGTAGTGGGCACCATAGTGTGCAAGAGGGGCAGCAACGACAGCTTTGTGGACTGGGGCAGCATGGATAGCTGGGCCAGTTTTGTGGACGACGGCATTGAATCCGTTGTGGTCATCGGCAGTGTAGTCAACAGTTCTGACGGAACCGTCGGGCTCAACCAAGCTGTATTGTCCCTTGACAACATCGCCATCACGGACTTCGGATTGGGATTTGACGTCACCGGTATGGGGATCCTTGATGCCATAGTTGAAGGAGTATTTGGGGTAGGCGACGGGCTCATGGACAACGGCTTTGGCAATTGGGGCATGGAGGTAAGCGGGAGCGGCATGAACGACGGGAGCATGAGCAAGTCCGAGACCATAATGGCCATAGTCGATGGGAGTAGCTTGGGCTACGGCGAAGAATAAGGCTGCTACGAAGTACTGCAAAAGGTATTAGAAAGGAGGGAATGTTAGGAAATTTCAATGGAAACGTctggtaagttttaaatttttgctttaacgttcaaagttattttgtttgttaacaaaattttgatttttcttgatattttcaattaaattttaattttaattaaatttttaattttattaataaaaaaaaaatatttttttaatttataaagaacaacatttttaaaacatcgattgaatattttactgaaattttttttttcattaaaataaatttt
It encodes:
- the LOC134828944 gene encoding cuticle protein 8-like: MGDNEEQKGILVCKRSKYFVAALFFAVAQATPIDYGHYGLGLAHAPVVHAAPAYLHAPIAKAVVHEPVAYPKYSFNYGIKDPHTGDVKSQSEVRDGDVVKGQYSLVEPDGSVRTVDYTADDHNGFNAVVHKTGPAIHAAPVHKAVVAAPLAHYGAHYLH